One window of the Terriglobia bacterium genome contains the following:
- a CDS encoding YncE family protein: protein MRKVITLTLSALFAIGAFAAPTGWKILKEIKIGGDGGWDYITMDSAARRLYVSHATHVVVVDPDAGKVVGDIPDTPGVHGIALAPALNRGFVSNGRGNNVTIFDMKTLKMISQVATGMNPDGIRFEPKSGRVLTFNGRSNDSSVIDAKTGMVVATIPLGGKPEFPVADDRGHVYDNLEDTSEIVEIDAATAKVTKRYSLKPSCDGPSGLAMDVKKRRLFSVCGNRVMAISDPDAGKVIASPAIGANSDGVAFDPGTGYAISSNGDGTLTIVHDNGGKYEVFDNVATKTGARTIAVDEKTHNVYLPVADPLPAQPGQRGRGYVADSFKVLVVGK, encoded by the coding sequence ATGCGGAAAGTGATCACCCTGACTCTGTCTGCGTTGTTCGCGATCGGCGCATTTGCGGCGCCGACGGGTTGGAAAATTCTGAAAGAAATCAAAATCGGCGGCGATGGTGGTTGGGATTACATCACGATGGACAGTGCCGCGCGCCGTCTGTATGTTTCGCACGCCACGCACGTTGTCGTCGTCGATCCGGACGCCGGCAAGGTTGTCGGGGACATCCCGGATACGCCTGGCGTGCACGGTATCGCGCTCGCGCCTGCTTTGAACCGGGGTTTCGTCAGCAACGGGCGGGGAAATAATGTCACTATTTTCGATATGAAGACATTGAAGATGATCAGCCAGGTTGCTACCGGCATGAACCCGGACGGGATTCGTTTTGAGCCCAAGAGCGGCCGCGTGCTGACGTTCAACGGCCGGTCGAACGATTCTTCGGTGATCGATGCGAAGACCGGAATGGTCGTTGCCACCATTCCTCTCGGTGGCAAGCCCGAATTTCCCGTCGCCGACGATCGTGGGCATGTCTATGACAATCTCGAAGATACGAGTGAAATCGTCGAGATCGATGCCGCTACTGCGAAGGTTACAAAACGTTATTCTCTGAAGCCCTCCTGCGACGGTCCGTCGGGCCTCGCCATGGACGTCAAAAAACGGCGCCTTTTCTCCGTCTGCGGCAATCGAGTCATGGCAATCTCGGATCCCGACGCCGGCAAAGTCATTGCGTCCCCGGCGATCGGCGCCAACTCCGATGGCGTGGCTTTCGATCCGGGAACCGGATATGCAATCAGTTCAAATGGGGACGGCACGCTCACGATCGTTCACGATAACGGAGGGAAGTACGAAGTGTTCGACAACGTCGCGACGAAGACCGGCGCCCGCACGATTGCCGTGGATGAGAAAACGCACAATGTTTATCTGCCAGTGGCGGATCCGCTTCCAGCCCAGCCTGGACAACGCGGTCGCGGATACGTCGCCGATTCATTCAAGGTGCTTGTTGTAGGAAAATAG
- a CDS encoding efflux RND transporter periplasmic adaptor subunit has product MNRDCRLILLMAALLLAACSARKEEKPEESEHIVTVDVAPVLSSPISLKVTTDALLYPIQQSSIVPKISAPVKKFYVDRGSHVKAGQLLAELENRDLAGSVSENQASFEQAEANYQTVSRGTVPEEEQKAELDVRGAKDAMDAQQKVYDSRVALLKEGAISQKEVNDAQVALVQAKNQYEIASKHLQTVQSVGREQEIKGAAAQRDAAKARTESARAQLGYSQIISPIDGVVTDRPVYAGEMPPSGSPFITVMDLSQIVARSHITVDDARQLKVGDAANIFPTDGGAQIPGKVTVISPALDPSSSTVEVWVQAPNMGNRLTPGTSLRLEMIAQTVPAAFVIPWASVLTSASGNTSVMVVDAENKPHRKSVMLGIRDGANVQVKEGLDNGERVVTAGAFELAKLDEDVFAKTKVQVAPAKEEADDDEQ; this is encoded by the coding sequence ATGAACCGTGATTGCCGTTTGATCCTGCTTATGGCTGCGCTTCTACTGGCCGCATGCTCGGCCAGGAAAGAGGAGAAACCGGAAGAGAGCGAACACATTGTCACCGTAGACGTGGCGCCCGTCCTCAGTTCTCCGATTTCACTCAAGGTCACAACCGACGCCCTGCTTTATCCGATTCAGCAGTCCTCGATCGTTCCGAAGATTTCCGCGCCGGTCAAAAAGTTTTATGTCGACCGTGGCTCGCACGTCAAGGCCGGGCAGCTTCTGGCGGAACTGGAGAATCGGGACCTCGCGGGCAGTGTCAGTGAAAATCAGGCCTCGTTCGAGCAGGCGGAGGCGAATTATCAGACGGTCTCCAGAGGTACGGTTCCGGAAGAAGAGCAGAAGGCGGAACTCGACGTCCGTGGCGCGAAAGATGCCATGGATGCGCAGCAGAAGGTCTACGACAGCCGCGTCGCGCTATTAAAAGAAGGAGCAATCTCGCAAAAGGAAGTGAACGACGCGCAGGTTGCGCTGGTGCAGGCGAAGAATCAATACGAGATTGCATCGAAACATCTCCAGACTGTGCAGTCCGTGGGACGGGAACAGGAAATCAAAGGAGCCGCAGCACAACGGGATGCCGCGAAGGCGCGTACGGAGAGCGCTCGGGCTCAGCTCGGGTATTCGCAGATTATCAGTCCGATCGATGGCGTCGTGACGGACAGGCCGGTTTATGCCGGCGAAATGCCGCCGAGCGGCAGTCCGTTTATTACTGTCATGGATCTGTCTCAGATCGTCGCCCGCTCGCATATTACCGTCGATGACGCAAGACAGCTCAAGGTCGGCGATGCTGCAAACATTTTCCCGACCGATGGCGGCGCGCAGATACCGGGCAAAGTCACCGTGATCAGTCCTGCTCTCGACCCGTCGAGCTCTACCGTTGAAGTCTGGGTGCAAGCGCCGAATATGGGCAACCGGCTCACGCCGGGAACCAGCCTACGCCTCGAAATGATTGCTCAAACGGTTCCTGCCGCCTTCGTTATTCCATGGGCGTCGGTTCTGACAAGCGCATCCGGCAATACCTCCGTCATGGTCGTCGACGCTGAAAATAAGCCGCATCGAAAGAGCGTCATGCTCGGCATCCGTGATGGCGCGAACGTTCAGGTCAAAGAGGGCCTCGATAACGGGGAACGTGTCGTCACCGCCGGAGCCTTCGAACTTGCGAAGCTCGATGAAGACGTTTTCGCCAAGACGAAGGTCCAGGTCGCGCCAGCCAAAGAAGAAGCCGACGACGACGAACAGTAA
- a CDS encoding efflux RND transporter permease subunit: MSTDPKENPEHYWFSRHSKSIIFLIIILGIVGIYEALQLPVAVFPTTNFPLIVIGVDNGVMPIEQMEVTITRPIEQAINSVPGLESVRSVTSRGSAEVDMSFNWNVSMVETLQMVDSAVSRIQSSLPSTAKIESHRMDFSSFPIIGYSLTSDKVPQTDLWELATYDIKPRLNRLPGVATVLVQGGQEPEFQVTVDPSKMLHARVSVGDVLGAINHTNIVDSPGLMNRNHQLYLSLVNGQVHNAEDIAGVVVKSVNNVPVRVGDIGTVGSTVAPAYTVVTANGKPAVLLSINRQPDSNTVDVANLVRNEMEAIRPSLPAGVQIQPFYDQSNIVNESIKSVRDAIIIGLLLAAFVIWLFLRDWGTALMTGLVVPVTMFVTFIAMRVLGQSFNLMTLGGLAAAVGLVIDDKIVVVENIVLHRDAGQGPLEATASALKELTVPLIGSTLTPIVVFLPLITITGVVGSFFSALAIAMSVALLTSLVLALVWTSNLGTLLIRRHGAQHEDVEHGFFGHIVRFYERWLRRLLEHRLLMGVFCILLIAVSYLSYRQLGSGLLPAMDEGGFVLDYNMPPGSSLQETNRVLNHVEKIIKETPEVESTSRRTGLQLGIFPVTEPNTGDFTVKLKDERKRGIDDVIGEIRDKIKKTEPVLDVEFVQLLQDMIGDLSGGAPEPVAVKLFSDDASVLKEWAPHVGDALMNIAIGDKKPIVDIEDGIENTTSGPAVTFNVSPERLARAGFAADDLEIATSAIMDGEPASQPVIVNDRPYTLRIRYPASNRSSLEAVSNTMLVNSNGSTATLGSLTGIQEEPGQTEILRENLQRVVNVTARLEGVDLGTGIAAVQKTVADLKLPPTIRVQYGGIYEQQQKSFKDLVTVLVLAIVLIFLVLLFEFRSYSAPIAILSSAILSTSGVCFALLITRTEFNVSSFMGLIMVVGIVAKNGILLLDANHKFLDAGMPIEEAMVQAGRRRLRPIVMTAMAAVAGMLPLALGLGAGSQMLQPLAIAVIGGILVSMVLSLIITPAIQYYLTRAKVPQTD; encoded by the coding sequence ATGAGTACTGATCCCAAAGAAAATCCTGAACACTATTGGTTTTCCCGCCATTCCAAGTCGATTATTTTTTTGATCATCATTCTGGGAATCGTCGGAATTTACGAGGCCTTGCAGCTTCCCGTGGCGGTCTTTCCGACGACGAACTTCCCCCTGATCGTGATCGGAGTGGACAACGGTGTCATGCCGATCGAGCAGATGGAAGTGACGATCACTCGGCCCATTGAGCAGGCGATCAACAGCGTACCGGGGCTTGAATCGGTCCGCTCCGTGACGAGCCGCGGATCGGCTGAAGTTGACATGTCGTTCAATTGGAATGTGAGCATGGTCGAGACGCTGCAGATGGTCGATTCTGCCGTGTCGCGCATACAGAGCAGCCTTCCGTCGACGGCGAAGATCGAAAGTCATCGGATGGACTTCTCGAGTTTTCCAATTATCGGCTACAGTCTTACATCAGATAAGGTTCCGCAGACCGACCTTTGGGAACTGGCGACATACGACATCAAGCCCCGGCTGAATCGTCTGCCCGGCGTGGCGACAGTTCTCGTGCAGGGCGGGCAGGAGCCGGAATTCCAGGTCACGGTCGATCCCTCGAAAATGCTTCACGCGCGCGTTTCGGTCGGTGATGTTCTCGGCGCGATCAACCACACGAATATCGTCGATTCACCGGGGCTGATGAATCGCAATCACCAGCTGTATTTGAGTCTTGTCAACGGTCAGGTCCACAATGCTGAGGACATCGCCGGCGTTGTCGTCAAGAGCGTCAACAATGTTCCGGTTCGCGTTGGCGACATCGGAACCGTAGGATCGACGGTTGCGCCTGCTTATACCGTGGTGACCGCGAATGGCAAGCCGGCAGTACTGCTCAGCATCAACCGGCAGCCGGACAGCAATACCGTCGATGTTGCGAATCTCGTCCGGAATGAGATGGAAGCGATCCGGCCGAGCCTGCCCGCAGGCGTCCAGATCCAGCCGTTTTACGATCAGTCCAATATTGTCAACGAGTCCATCAAGAGCGTCCGCGATGCGATCATCATTGGATTGCTTCTGGCCGCTTTCGTGATCTGGCTGTTTCTCCGCGATTGGGGCACCGCGCTGATGACCGGACTGGTCGTGCCGGTAACCATGTTTGTGACGTTCATCGCGATGCGTGTCCTCGGCCAGAGTTTCAATCTGATGACGTTGGGTGGACTGGCTGCGGCAGTCGGCCTGGTCATCGACGACAAGATCGTAGTCGTCGAAAACATTGTACTGCACCGTGATGCCGGGCAGGGGCCGCTCGAAGCGACGGCGAGCGCGCTGAAGGAACTCACCGTGCCGCTAATCGGATCGACATTGACGCCGATCGTCGTCTTCCTGCCCCTGATCACCATCACCGGAGTCGTAGGCTCCTTCTTCAGTGCTCTCGCTATTGCCATGAGCGTGGCTCTCCTGACCTCCCTTGTTCTCGCGTTGGTGTGGACCAGCAATTTAGGCACGCTGCTGATCCGGCGCCACGGCGCGCAGCACGAAGACGTGGAGCATGGGTTCTTCGGCCACATCGTCAGGTTCTATGAACGCTGGCTGCGGCGATTGCTGGAACATCGGTTGCTGATGGGCGTCTTTTGCATATTGCTGATTGCCGTTTCATATTTGTCTTACCGGCAGCTTGGTAGTGGATTACTGCCCGCGATGGATGAGGGCGGATTTGTGCTCGATTACAACATGCCGCCCGGATCCTCGCTGCAGGAAACCAATCGTGTGTTGAACCATGTCGAGAAGATCATAAAGGAGACGCCGGAAGTCGAAAGCACTTCGCGGCGAACGGGTCTTCAGCTTGGGATATTTCCGGTGACCGAACCGAATACGGGTGACTTCACGGTCAAATTGAAGGACGAGCGGAAGCGCGGCATCGACGATGTCATCGGCGAGATTCGCGACAAGATCAAAAAAACCGAACCGGTTCTCGACGTTGAATTTGTTCAGCTGTTACAGGACATGATCGGCGACCTGAGCGGCGGCGCTCCCGAGCCGGTCGCGGTGAAGCTGTTTTCCGACGATGCGAGTGTTCTCAAGGAGTGGGCGCCTCACGTCGGCGACGCGTTGATGAACATCGCCATTGGAGACAAGAAGCCGATCGTCGATATCGAAGACGGAATCGAAAACACTACAAGCGGGCCCGCCGTCACATTTAACGTGAGTCCCGAGAGATTGGCACGTGCGGGGTTTGCGGCCGACGACCTCGAAATCGCGACCTCCGCCATCATGGATGGCGAGCCGGCATCTCAGCCTGTAATCGTCAATGACCGGCCATACACGCTGCGCATTCGGTATCCCGCGTCGAACCGTTCTTCATTGGAAGCGGTGAGCAACACGATGCTCGTGAATTCCAATGGATCAACCGCAACGCTGGGATCTTTGACGGGAATTCAAGAGGAACCGGGACAGACCGAGATTTTGCGGGAGAACCTTCAGCGTGTCGTGAATGTGACGGCACGGTTGGAAGGCGTGGACCTGGGGACGGGCATTGCGGCGGTGCAGAAAACGGTCGCGGATTTGAAGCTGCCGCCGACGATCCGGGTTCAATACGGCGGAATCTATGAACAGCAGCAGAAGTCGTTCAAGGATCTCGTTACTGTTCTGGTGCTGGCGATCGTCCTGATTTTCCTCGTGTTGTTATTCGAATTCCGGTCGTATAGCGCACCGATCGCGATCCTTTCTTCCGCCATTCTGTCGACGTCGGGCGTTTGCTTCGCGTTGCTGATTACCCGGACGGAGTTCAACGTGTCGTCGTTCATGGGGTTGATCATGGTTGTCGGTATCGTCGCGAAGAACGGCATTCTGCTTCTCGACGCGAATCATAAGTTTCTGGACGCCGGAATGCCCATTGAAGAGGCCATGGTCCAGGCCGGGCGCCGTCGGTTGCGCCCCATCGTGATGACCGCAATGGCCGCCGTCGCGGGCATGCTCCCGCTGGCTCTGGGCTTGGGCGCGGGTTCCCAGATGCTCCAGCCGCTCGCGATCGCCGTCATCGGCGGAATTCTGGTCTCGATGGTCTTATCGCTTATCATTACGCCGGCAATTCAGTACTATTTGACTCGTGCAAAAGTGCCTCAGACTGATTAG
- a CDS encoding TolC family protein encodes MKVFCSFVLFIAAATIPLYGQNTAPQPLQLVHPPGDAAAPPVITLQDALDRARRFDINLQSAITDAAVAREDRAQAKQSLLPGVNETTQYLGTQGNGITPSGRYVTNDGVHVYREQAVAHQDINANTFTQTNVHRAEASEALARAKIEIAQRGLALTVTRNYYALITSQRKYATAQQSLQSAQRFLDVTQQQERLGQVARADVVKAQIQYQQQKAGFQDAALAIENARLSLAVLLFSGLNENFTAVDDLDSARTLPPFADVETMAGRQNPDLRAAQETLRAATLDVRATRNAFLPTFFVDAHYGIEANAFALHSAVAADTLKGPLPNLGYFVEAHLDIPVFDWGTRRSKVRQAEAHEELARTQLTQTQRQSVANLYAFYNEAMAAREAVDGLRQAAELASESLRLVELRYGAGESTALEVVDAQKTLVDARNAYDDAQTRYRIALAELQTVTGSF; translated from the coding sequence ATGAAGGTGTTCTGCTCATTCGTTCTTTTCATCGCCGCCGCGACGATCCCGCTCTATGGGCAGAACACAGCTCCGCAACCGCTCCAGCTGGTTCATCCTCCGGGAGACGCGGCGGCGCCTCCCGTGATTACACTGCAAGACGCATTGGATCGCGCGAGAAGGTTTGACATCAATCTGCAGTCCGCAATCACCGACGCCGCCGTGGCGCGCGAAGATCGTGCACAGGCAAAGCAGTCGCTTCTGCCGGGCGTGAATGAAACGACGCAATATCTTGGCACGCAGGGAAATGGAATCACGCCGAGCGGACGTTATGTGACCAATGACGGTGTTCACGTTTATCGTGAACAGGCCGTCGCGCACCAGGACATCAACGCCAACACGTTTACCCAAACAAATGTTCACCGGGCGGAAGCGTCCGAGGCTCTCGCCAGAGCGAAGATCGAAATTGCACAACGCGGTCTCGCGCTGACAGTTACGCGCAATTACTATGCATTGATCACGAGCCAGCGTAAGTATGCGACCGCACAGCAGTCATTGCAGTCGGCGCAGCGCTTTCTCGATGTGACGCAGCAGCAGGAGCGATTGGGGCAGGTTGCCCGGGCGGACGTTGTTAAAGCGCAGATTCAGTATCAGCAACAGAAAGCGGGTTTCCAGGATGCCGCTCTCGCTATAGAAAACGCTCGTCTGAGTCTGGCAGTGCTCCTGTTTTCCGGGTTGAATGAAAATTTCACGGCGGTCGACGATCTCGATTCCGCGCGGACATTGCCTCCATTCGCCGACGTGGAGACAATGGCGGGCCGGCAAAATCCCGATCTGAGAGCGGCGCAGGAAACCTTGCGCGCAGCGACTTTGGATGTTCGCGCCACTCGCAATGCGTTTCTGCCGACGTTCTTTGTCGACGCTCATTACGGGATCGAGGCGAACGCTTTCGCACTGCACAGTGCTGTTGCCGCCGATACCCTAAAAGGACCGCTTCCCAACCTCGGTTACTTCGTCGAGGCGCACCTGGACATTCCGGTCTTCGACTGGGGAACGAGACGCAGCAAAGTACGGCAGGCGGAAGCGCATGAAGAACTCGCGCGCACCCAGTTGACGCAGACGCAGCGGCAATCGGTCGCGAACCTTTACGCGTTCTACAACGAGGCCATGGCGGCTCGTGAGGCGGTAGACGGCCTCCGGCAGGCTGCAGAACTGGCCTCTGAAAGCCTCCGCCTGGTGGAGTTGCGCTATGGAGCCGGTGAATCGACCGCACTGGAAGTCGTTGATGCACAAAAAACCCTCGTCGACGCGCGAAACGCCTATGATGATGCTCAAACGCGCTACCGCATTGCATTGGCGGAGCTGCAGACCGTGACAGGGAGTTTTTAA